The Streptomyces aurantiacus genome includes a region encoding these proteins:
- a CDS encoding winged helix DNA-binding domain-containing protein, which translates to MTVLGPRALNRATLARQLLLDRADVPVLDAVAHLCGLQAQEPQEPFVGLWSRLRTFDPSALSDLLTGRSVVRTHLMRRTVHLVTADDALAWRGRHAAMLRQRVLGTYRRELAGVDLDELAAAGRAVMADGEPRSMTELARAVADRWPAAGPRPLGEMLVAALVPMVQLPPRGLWRTRAGVRNVTLSSWLGREIDPAAPDESSDPVGQALVRRYLAAFGPAASADLRAWCGLAGLPAAVTALREELVSFRDERGRELLDLPGAPRPDPDTPAPVRFLPAFDNAILGYQDRSRIIDDAHRGLSVAGERVVLVDGRVAATWTVEEGVVTVVPLSGFSRADRTAVVDEGRALASFLSDDASDHVTAAHAAVSIL; encoded by the coding sequence ATGACCGTTCTCGGCCCTCGGGCCCTCAACCGCGCGACACTGGCCCGGCAGTTGCTGCTCGACCGCGCCGACGTGCCGGTCCTCGACGCCGTCGCGCACCTCTGCGGTCTACAGGCCCAGGAGCCGCAGGAGCCGTTCGTCGGACTCTGGTCGAGGCTGCGTACGTTCGACCCGTCGGCACTCTCGGATCTGCTGACCGGGCGGAGCGTGGTGCGGACCCACCTCATGCGGCGCACCGTCCATCTCGTGACCGCCGACGACGCCCTGGCGTGGCGGGGCCGTCATGCCGCCATGCTGCGTCAGCGGGTGCTCGGCACCTACCGTCGCGAACTCGCCGGGGTGGACCTCGACGAACTCGCGGCGGCGGGCCGGGCGGTGATGGCGGACGGCGAGCCCCGCTCCATGACCGAGCTCGCGCGGGCGGTCGCCGATCGCTGGCCGGCAGCGGGTCCGCGTCCCCTGGGCGAGATGCTGGTCGCCGCACTCGTGCCGATGGTGCAGCTCCCTCCCCGCGGCCTCTGGCGGACCAGGGCCGGAGTACGCAATGTCACGCTCTCCTCCTGGCTGGGGCGCGAGATCGACCCGGCGGCCCCGGACGAGAGCAGCGATCCGGTCGGTCAGGCGCTGGTACGGCGATATCTGGCCGCGTTCGGCCCCGCCGCCTCGGCCGACCTGCGCGCCTGGTGCGGCCTCGCCGGACTGCCGGCCGCGGTCACCGCCCTGCGCGAGGAACTCGTGTCCTTCCGCGACGAGCGGGGCCGGGAACTGCTGGACCTGCCCGGTGCGCCGCGCCCCGATCCCGACACGCCCGCCCCGGTACGGTTCCTGCCGGCGTTCGACAACGCGATCCTCGGCTACCAGGACCGGAGCCGGATCATCGACGACGCCCACCGGGGCCTGTCGGTCGCGGGCGAGCGCGTCGTACTGGTCGACGGCCGGGTCGCCGCGACCTGGACCGTCGAGGAGGGCGTGGTGACGGTCGTCCCGCTGAGTGGCTTCTCGCGGGCCGACCGTACCGCCGTGGTCGACGAGGGCCGGGCGCTGGCGTCCTTCCTCTCCGACGACGCGAGCGACCACGTCACGGCAGCTCACGCGGCCGTCAGCATCCTGTGA
- a CDS encoding helix-turn-helix transcriptional regulator, translating to MPKTSARLLSLLSLLQARRDWPGALLAERLGISARTVRRDVDRLRELGYPVVAVKGPDGGYRLDAGTELPPLLFDDEQAVALQIATVTGAGIEEAATRALATVRQVMPARLRHRIDTLRITAVERPAARPEPQVDSSVLMTLSAAVHACEVLRFDYAPASPPGVDDESPAPAPPRRVQPHHLVARSGRWYLVAWDLDREDWRTFRADRITPRIPTGPRFSPRELPAEDVAAFVTGRFRGSDGSDDDWPCRGEVILGLPATAVSRHMPDGAVETLGADRCRLVLGSWSWAALAATVGRFDADIEVVGPAELRDAFAHLARRYADAAADPPAAPSPVR from the coding sequence ATGCCGAAAACGTCAGCGCGACTGCTGTCACTGCTCTCCCTGCTCCAGGCGCGCCGGGACTGGCCCGGGGCGCTGTTGGCCGAGCGTCTGGGCATCAGTGCGCGCACCGTGCGCCGTGACGTCGACCGTCTGCGCGAGCTGGGCTATCCCGTCGTGGCCGTCAAGGGACCCGACGGCGGGTACCGGCTCGACGCCGGTACGGAGCTGCCGCCGCTGCTGTTCGACGACGAGCAGGCCGTCGCGCTCCAGATCGCCACCGTTACGGGTGCGGGCATCGAGGAGGCCGCGACGCGGGCGCTGGCCACCGTGCGACAGGTCATGCCGGCACGGCTGCGCCACCGGATCGACACCCTGCGGATCACCGCTGTGGAGCGGCCCGCGGCGCGACCGGAACCACAGGTCGACAGCAGTGTGCTCATGACGCTCAGTGCCGCCGTACATGCCTGCGAGGTGCTGCGCTTCGACTACGCCCCGGCCTCCCCTCCGGGTGTCGACGACGAGAGCCCGGCCCCGGCCCCGCCGCGCAGGGTTCAGCCCCACCATCTCGTCGCGAGGAGCGGGCGCTGGTATCTCGTCGCCTGGGACCTGGACCGCGAGGACTGGCGGACCTTCCGCGCCGACCGGATCACCCCGCGCATCCCCACAGGACCGCGCTTCTCCCCGCGGGAACTGCCCGCAGAGGATGTGGCCGCCTTCGTCACCGGCAGGTTCCGGGGCTCCGACGGCTCCGACGACGACTGGCCCTGCCGCGGCGAGGTGATCCTCGGCCTGCCCGCCACGGCAGTCTCCCGCCACATGCCCGACGGAGCGGTCGAGACTCTCGGCGCGGACCGCTGCCGGCTCGTCCTGGGTTCGTGGTCATGGGCCGCTCTGGCCGCCACCGTCGGCCGGTTCGACGCCGACATCGAGGTCGTGGGCCCGGCCGAACTCAGAGACGCGTTCGCGCACCTGGCCCGCCGTTACGCCGACGCCGCGGCCGACCCGCCGGCCGCCCCGTCACCGGTTCGATGA
- a CDS encoding threonine ammonia-lyase, which translates to MQETRLDTARIRAARRVIDPVFLDTPLYRCEALGSGLGCTVSIKLETANPVRSFKARGTELVASRLADHASRAVVCASAGNLGQALAWSGRGRGLDVTVVASRFATRAKLDRIRALDAGLELVDGDHELARERAAAIARYEGIRLVEDSLDIETCEGAATIGLELLDTAPSFDTVLIALGGGALATGVGHVMKALAPAVEVICVQPLGAPALTHSWHQRRVVTTDSTDTIADGVAGRRPIPAVLDDLLLVADDAVLVQEASITAGMRMLLDHAGLVVEPSAALGIAAILEDRDRFAGRHVATIVCGSNVDLDAYHRWVGAPPFHTS; encoded by the coding sequence GTGCAGGAGACACGCCTTGACACTGCTCGGATCCGGGCGGCTCGCCGGGTGATCGACCCGGTCTTTCTCGACACCCCGCTGTACCGCTGCGAGGCGCTGGGGTCCGGCCTCGGGTGCACGGTGAGCATCAAGCTCGAAACGGCGAACCCGGTCCGCAGCTTCAAGGCCCGCGGCACCGAGCTGGTCGCGAGCCGGCTGGCCGACCATGCCTCGCGAGCGGTGGTGTGCGCGAGCGCGGGCAACCTCGGCCAAGCCCTCGCGTGGTCCGGTCGCGGCCGGGGGCTCGACGTCACCGTCGTGGCATCCCGCTTCGCTACACGGGCCAAGCTTGATCGCATCCGCGCACTGGACGCCGGCCTGGAGCTGGTGGACGGCGACCACGAGCTGGCTCGCGAGCGGGCGGCGGCCATCGCACGGTACGAAGGCATCCGGCTGGTCGAAGACAGCCTGGACATCGAGACCTGCGAGGGCGCGGCGACCATCGGCCTGGAACTGCTGGACACCGCGCCGTCGTTCGACACCGTCCTGATCGCCCTCGGCGGTGGGGCGCTGGCCACCGGCGTGGGTCATGTGATGAAGGCCCTGGCCCCCGCAGTCGAGGTGATCTGCGTCCAGCCGCTGGGCGCTCCGGCACTGACACACTCGTGGCACCAACGACGTGTCGTCACCACCGACTCGACCGACACCATCGCTGACGGCGTCGCCGGCCGGCGTCCCATCCCGGCCGTCCTGGACGACCTCCTCCTGGTCGCCGACGACGCCGTCCTGGTCCAGGAGGCGTCGATCACCGCCGGTATGCGGATGCTCCTCGACCACGCCGGCCTCGTCGTCGAACCGTCGGCCGCGCTCGGCATCGCAGCGATCCTCGAAGACCGTGACCGCTTCGCCGGCCGACACGTCGCCACCATCGTGTGCGGCAGCAACGTCGACTTGGACGCCTACCACCGCTGGGTCGGCGCGCCTCCCTTCCACACGTCCTGA
- a CDS encoding DinB family protein: MTVTTTSHPAVDAERADLLAALATARTALTRTTQGLSDEQAAGSPTVSGLCLGGLIKHVASIEEGWVRFVAEGPSAMRYDLPDGVTWADLAAGTAREVPQWAIDHQDDFRMLPGETLAAVLTRYEQVAARSEQIIAAVPDLSATHPLPEAPWHEPGAVRSARRVLTHVIAETAQHAGHADILREALDGRKST, translated from the coding sequence GTGACCGTCACGACCACATCTCACCCCGCGGTCGACGCCGAGCGGGCCGACCTGCTCGCCGCGCTCGCGACCGCACGAACCGCCCTGACCAGGACGACACAAGGACTCAGTGACGAGCAGGCCGCCGGCAGTCCCACGGTCAGCGGGCTGTGCCTGGGCGGGCTGATCAAGCATGTCGCGTCCATCGAGGAGGGATGGGTGCGTTTCGTGGCCGAGGGACCGTCGGCGATGCGTTACGACCTGCCCGACGGCGTCACCTGGGCCGATCTCGCGGCCGGGACCGCACGGGAGGTTCCGCAGTGGGCGATCGACCACCAGGACGACTTCCGGATGCTGCCCGGCGAGACGCTGGCCGCGGTCCTCACCCGCTACGAGCAGGTCGCCGCCCGGAGCGAGCAGATCATCGCCGCCGTCCCGGACCTGTCGGCGACGCATCCGCTGCCGGAGGCGCCCTGGCACGAGCCGGGAGCGGTGCGCAGCGCACGCCGGGTGCTGACGCACGTCATCGCCGAGACCGCCCAGCACGCCGGGCACGCGGACATCCTGCGCGAGGCGCTCGACGGCCGGAAGTCGACCTGA